The genome window TATTTGATGAACGGCGGCTGGGTTTTGCGCAGCCCCAGATCATGAAGCGTCACCTGAATGGCTTCGCGGAACGAGTTTCGATCAGGAACCAGATGACGCCATTGGCCCGAAATGACCGTATATCCCACATAGAATAAGCCATTGATCAAAAAGATCCACATGAACACAAAGTGCCACGCCATCCCCTCGGCTAACCGGCGCGGTATTTTCAGAAACTTAAAAAATCCGTCCGGAAAAAATGAGACTAGCACGTAGTCGCCAATCTGAATTTTATAGGGATGATAGGCCCAGTAAATCAACAGGCCACTCCAGATCATGACGAACAGCACCGGGAAGTTGACCCAGTGAAACCAGCGAATCGCCAGCGGGTGTTTATGAACAATGCGTTTCATAACGAAAAAGTAATCAAGACGGTTAGCGAGTCGCTTACACCTTATTACGAACAATCGCCTTTCGTAGATTGTTGGCGGAGTTTAGTCGCGACGAATACGCTGTGCGGAGTTGCCGTAAAGCGAGTGCCTGGAAGTAAGGTCATCGACAGAACAGGTTTAGAACACCCTTCGTTTTGGGTTCCTGACAAGAATCGTGCATATTAGTGTAAATCGCTTACTATCCGAACGTATTTTCTGCCCGAAAAGTAACATGACAGCCGATAAGACACTGCTGATGGACGCCATTCGCCAGTTTGTTCCCGTCGCCGATACCGACGAAGTACTTATCGATCAACTTTTTGAATCGTACGACCTTGAGCCCGGTGACTTCTTCTTGCAGGCCGGTGAGGTTTGCCGGTATGTGGGTTTTGTAAAGACTGGCCTGTTGCGCTATTACGTACTCGACGACGGCGAGGAACATACCTACGACTTTTCGCCGGATCAGACATTTGCCTGCAACTACGAAAGCTTTCTGCCACAAACGCCCTCTACGCGCTACATTCAGGCCATCGAACCTACCGCGTTGTGGCGCATCAGTTACGATAACCTTCAGCAATTATACAAAACGCTGCAACACGGTCAGCAATTTGGGCGGTTAGTGGCCGAGCAACTTTTTGTGATAACCTTGCAGAAGTTGACATCCTTTTACAGTGAGACGGCCGACGAACGCTACGATAGTTTTCTGCGTCTGTTTCCGGAGCTGGCCGAGCGCGTGCCTCAATATGTTGTCGCATCATACGTCGGAATCAAACCGCAGTCGCTGAGCCGAATTCGGGCGCAACGAGCGGGAAAACACTACTGACCGATCTTCACGTAGGTGAATGTGAGCGCCTGCTACGGGGCCGACCTTTGTGTTGTCAAACCAATCAACTACGACGATGCAAACGGACAAACTGCCCTTGTGGGCGAAAATCACTGGTTATTTTTTCGGAATCGCCCTGCTCTTTCTCGGGGCACGGTTTCTGTTTCTGCCCGAAACCGCCGAACGCGGGTTTGGCCTTGTTTATGATCAACCGTCAGACTCTTTCCATTCTATTAAGGGGATTCGTGATCTGTTTACGGGCCTGATTTTGATCATTTTCACCGCTGTAAATTGGCGCAAGCCGCTGATGGTTGTTGTATTGGTTGGGTCATTGATTCCGGTGGTGGATATGCTCGTTGTGCTCAATGCTCTGCATGCAGTACCCGGAACCGAATGGATTCATGGGCTGACTGCTGTGGCGTCGTGGGTATTTGCGTATTTCCTGAGTCGCTCCTGACCAGTTTCCTGCGAGACGGGTGCTGTTGAATCGGGTTCAGCCTGCCCATTGGGTAGCAGCCGTAGTTATTCACGGCAGATACTACCTTTGCGGGATAACTCTCGCGTTGTATGACTCTCCAACCCCTTGACACCGGACTTTTCAAACTCGACGGCGGAGCCATGTTCGGCGTCGTGCCCAAACCACTCTGGAACAAGCTCAATCCCGCCGATGAACAGAATCGCTGCACCTGGGCTATGCGCTGTTTGCTGTATGAACAGGGCGATCGGCTCCTGCTGATCGATACCGGTATTGGCGATAAACAGGATGCTAAATTCTTTGGCCATTATGACCTGCACGGCGATGCGTCGCTGCTGGAGTCAATTCAAAAGGCCGGTTATTCGGCAACGGACGTAACCGATGTACTGCTTACGCATCTGCATTTCGATCATGTGGGTGGGGCTGTCAGGCGGGAAGGGGAACAACTGCGACCCGTTTTTGCCAATGCTGCGTACTGGACGCATCCGGCGCACTGGGCCTGGGCGATCCAGCCAAACCCACGCGAAAAAGCATCGTTTCTGCGCGAAAATATTTTGCCGTTGCAGGAAAGTGGCCAGCTAAACTTTTTGACTGAAACGGAATTTCCATTCAGTGATGTGTCGATGCTGTACGTAGACGGGCACACCGAGAAAATGGCGTTACCCATGTTTACCATCAAGGGACGGACGGTAGCGTACATGGCTGATCTGATCCCCTCGTCGGCTCATGTACCGTTGCCCTACGTGATGAGCTACGATGTGCGGCCCCTGCTGACGATGGATGAGAAGACTCACCTGTTGCAGCGCGCAGCCGACGAAAACTGGATTCTGGTCTTTGAACACGATCCGGTAACCGAAGCAGCTACTGTCGAGATGACCGACAAAGGCGCTCGGGTCAGCGAAAAGGGCCGGTTGGCAGACTTCCTGTAACGCCCGTAGCGCAGGAGGAAACCAGCATATCGGTAGGCTTAATGTGTCAATATGGCCTCTCAAACGGCAATAAAGCGGATTTCCATCCGCCTGACGCATCCCTACAAACCAAACCGTTAATCCTGCCGTTATGGAACCGTATTGTCTTGATGAACAATGAAAATCGGTCTTGCCTTATCGGGTGGTGGAGCGCGTGGTCTAGCCCATTTGGGCGTCATTAAAGCATTGAAGGAGATGGGCATTGACTTCGATCAGATTGCCGGAACCAGTGCCGGAGCGGTTGCGGGGGCAATGCTGGCACAAGGCTACACGCCCGATGAGAGCCTGAAAATCATTGAATCGTCGTCGTTTGTCCGTCACCTGCGGCCCGCCTGGAGTCGGATGGGATTGCTGCGACTCGACATGGTCATTGATTTGTACCGCAAATACATACCGCATGATTCGTTCGAAGGATTACAGATTCCATTGCACGTGGTTGCGGTCGATCTGAACAACGGCGAACTGGTGGTTTTTGAGAAAGGTGAACTGATCCGGCCTGTGCTGGCGTCCTGCTGTCTGCCGGGAATTTTTGAGCCGCTATTGATCGATAAACGGCAATTTGTGGATGGTGGCGTTTTAAATAACCTGCCGGCCGACGTGATCGAGCACAAAGTAGATTTCATGATCGGGTCGCACTGCAACGTGCTGGGCCCACGGAAACCAATCACGTCGATGCGGGGTGTTATTGAGCGCAGTCTGGTGCTGGCAGTGCAGAGTAAAACGAAGGATCGCTTTGCGAAGTGTAATGTCCTGATTGAACCGCCCCAGCTGGCGCAGTACGGAACCACCGATATCAGCAAAGCGCGGGAACTGTTTCGGGTAGGGTATCAATATACCCGATCGATAGCTGACCGGATCGAGAAAAGCCTGCTGAACCCAACCACTGACTTATCGTGACATAGAATGAATTAGCGCTGTCAGGCGCCGGGCTTCACTGCCCGGCGCTTTTTTTGTAGGTCAGATTTACTGATTGCAGCGTACAGAGTCAGGCTGTAACTTGCGGCTCATTTACCTCGAGCCATTCTGGTGCCGTTGCCTCCGGGCAAGTGCTGGACAGGCGCTCTATTGACAAGATGAAAAAACACGTTTATTTTCTTTGCCTCCTCGCTATCGCCAGCGTTGGCTATGCGCAGCGAGCTACACCCGCAACCGACTTAGCCGATCTGGTGAATCCGCTGATCGGAACCGACTCGAAGCCAAGTTTATCGAACGGAAACACCTATCCGGCCATTGCGCTGCCCTGGGGTATGAATTTCTGGATGCCGCAGACGGGGAAAATGGGCGATGGATGGGCATACACCTATGCCGCCGACAAAATACGGGGTTTCAAGCAAACCCACCAGCCGTCTCCCTGGATGAATGACTACGGTCAGTTTTCGATCATGCCCATGACGGGCAAGTTGCGAATCGACCAGGACGAACGGGCGAGCTGGTACTCCCACAAAGCCGAAGTGGCCAAGCCCTACTACTACAGCGTTTACCTGGCCGACCATAACGTCACCACCGAAATTGCCCCCACCGAACGAGCGGCCAGTTTTCGGTTTACGTTTCCGAAGACCGATAGTTCGTATGTCGTGATCGACGCTTTCGATAAGGGGTCATCCGTCAAAATCATACCCAGCGAGCGGAAGATTATTGGGTACACAACGCGGAACAGTGGCGGTGTGCCGAAGAATTTCAAAAATTATTTTGTCATCTATTTTGACAAACCCTTTGCCTCGGCCCGAACCTGGCGCGGCAACCGATTGGTGAACGATACGCTGGAATTGACATCAAATCACAGCGGGGCGGCCATTGGGTTCAAAACCGCGAAAGGAGAGCACGTTGTAGCGCGTGTGGCTTCCTCGTTCATCAGCTACGAACAGGCCGAACTGAACCTGAAAGAAATTGGTACGGATTCGTTCGAAGCGGTGAAGCAAAAGGCCAAAGCGGCCTGGAACAAGGAGTTGAGCCGGATTCAGGTCGAAGGGGGGTCTCTTGCCCAGACCCAGACATTTTATTCGTGTTTGTACCGTTCGCTGCTGTTTCCCCGCAAATTCTTCGAGCTGGACGCAAACAGGAAAGTGGTTCATTACAGTCCTTACAATGGGCAGGTGCTGCCCGGCTACATGTTCACCGACACGGGTTTCTGGGATACGTTCCGGTCGATGTTTCCGTTCCTGAATCTGATGTATCCAACGCTGAATACGCAGATGCAGGAAGGATTGGCCAATGCCTATAAGGAGGGCGGCTGGTTGCCCGAATGGGCGAGTCCAGGTCTGCGGAGTGTGATGGTTGGTTCCAACTCGGCGTCTGTCATTGCAGATGCATACCTGAAAGGGGGCCGTGGGTACGACATCAATACGCTTTACGAAGCGGTTTTGAAAAATTCGGAGCACGAAGGGCCAATGGATGCGGTGGGTCGCCAGGGTGTCAAGTATTACAATGAGCTGGGCTACGTGCCCTATGATGTGAAAATCAACGAGAATGCCGCCCGGACGTTGGAGTATGCCTACGATGATTTTGCCATCTACCAACTGGCCAAAGCCCTGAAACGGCCTCAGGTGGAAATCGATCGCTTTGCCAAGCGTTGTCAGAATTACCGCAATCTGTTCGACAAGCAAACAGGGCTGATGCGCGGTAAGAATAAAGATGGGTCATTTCAGTCGCCGTTCAATCCGTTCAAATGGGGCGATGCGTTCACCGAAGGAAACAGCTGGCATTATACCTGGTCGGTCTTTCACGATATACAGGGCCTGGCCGATCTGATGGGCGGTCGCGACAAATTTGCTGCCAAGCTCGATTCGGTGTTTACAATGCCGCCCGTGTACGATGAAAGTTATTATGGGAGTGTAATCCACGAGATTCGGGAAATGCAGATTGCCGATATGGGCCAGTATGCGCACGGTAACCAGCCCATTCAGCACATGATCTACCTGTATAACTACGCTGGCCAACCCTGGAAGGCGCAATACTGGCTGCGCGAAGTGATGAATCGCCTGTACCTGCCTACACCGGATGGGTACTGTGGTGACGAAGACAATGGGCAGACATCGGCTTGGTACGTGTTTACCGCGATGGGGTTCTATCCGGTTTGTCCGGCTACGGACCAGTACGTTATTGGCAGTCCACTGTTCAAAAAAGTGACGGCTAGGCTGGAAAACGGTAAGCAGATCACCATTAATGCCCCGACCAACAGCGACTCGAATCGGTATATCAGCACAATGCGGCTGAACGGCAAACCCTATACAAAAAACTGGTTGAGTCACCAGGGGTTGCTGCAAGGGGCAATAATCGACCTGAACATGTCGTCGTTGCCCAATAAAGAGCGGGGAACCCAAACAGTTGACCTGCCCTACTCGTTCTCAGGGAGTGGCTTAAAGTAACGAACGGGGCAGGCGCGTGCCGCTCATTTCGCAAACAGCACGCGCCTGCCCCGTTCGTTACGGCACGAGTAAAAGGTAATCGTGCCAATAACCATCTAGTAAATACTCGGTGGTAAATTCATGAGACAGCTTTTAATTAGTTAAGTACAATTCTCATGTTTAGTGCTTTACTATCCATTCATTTATACTTTCTGTTATATTTGACCCATCTAACTATACCTGTGTGAAACGTCAGTCATCTTTAGTATCGGAAAGTGTCTTAATCGAAAAGCTTACCAGGCGCGATGAGCAAGCTTTCCATTGGCTGTACGACCAATACTCGCCAGCGCTCTACGGGGTCGTATTACGAATTGTTCGTGATGATGAACATGCCCAAGATCTCGTGCAGGATATTTTCGTGAAGATCTGGAAGAACCTGGATGCCTACGATGCCAGTAAAGGTCGGTTGTTTACGTGGATGCTTAATGTGGCCCGTAACACAGCCATTGATGCGCTCCGCGCCAGAAAAACGCAGCCATCCCAAACCAATGCAATCCGAACAGACGAAGAAAACGTACATATTGTTGACCGTCAGCACAACACTGAACAGCCAAACCCTGAACACATCGGGATCAAGGATGTTGTGAGTCAACTGCGGCCAGAACGTAGACAGTTAATCGACCTGGTTTACTTCGGGGGCTATACCCATGAAGAGGCCGCCGATGAGCTTAATCTGCCGCTTGGAACCGTCAAAACCCGGATTCGGGCCGCGTTGCAGGAACTAAAACAATTATTTAAGTCATGAATATACCGGAGTACATAGCGTCTGGCATCCTGGAATCGTACGTTATGGGCGCAGTGAGCGACCAAGAACGGCGTGAGGTTAATTGCCTGTCGTCTATTTACCCTGAGGTCCAGCAGGAACTGGATCAGCTGAGTTTGTCCATCGAGAATTACGCATTGCTGCACAGTGTTGAGCCGCCCGCTGAGCTGAAATCGAAGATTATGGCTCAGCTCACGTTTGAAGAGAAAACCGACGATCCGATCATCCGACCTATGCCCGTCGACCTGAGCGTCGATCGGCCAACGTTTAAAACTACCTGGATTGTAGCCGCTTCTATTGGCTTGTTATTACTGGGCTTCTCGTTTTTTTTACTGTCGCAGCTGCGTAGCAATCAGGATACGGTCGCTCAACTGCAATCGTCCAATGGGGTTCTGCAAAAGGAAGTTAGCCAGCTAAAAGATCATCAATCGGAAAGCGAACAGGCATTGGCTCTCTTTCGCCAGCCAGGTACGCGTACCCTCGAACTCAAGGGGAATGAAAAGGCTCCGAACGGTGATATGCTCGTAGTCTGGAATGCTAAAACTCGTCAGGTCGCGGTCGAAGTTCGGTCGCTTCCCCGGCTACGTCCCGATCAGCAGTACCAGCTTTGGTCGATGGTGGGTGGCAAGCCCGTTGATGCCGGTGTATTTGATACCAGCGATACGACGAAGCTGCTTCAGCAACTGAACCGACCTATCGACCGCGCCGACGCGTTCGCCGTAACGGTTGAAAAACGGGGTGGTAGTCCATCACCTACGCTCTCTACACTTCTGGCAATGTCGACCGTCGACGCCTGAACGATAGCCTCATTTTTGTTGTTTTTAACATAGGACACTCACTGTTCCGATGCCTGTGGCATTCTCTGGACGGTGGTGTTCTCGCTAACACTACAGATGGATTTCTTTCGGGAAACGGTCGTAGTGAAACGCAACTAAATTTACTCAATCAGTACACGCTCTGTATAGTTACCAACACACTGACTTATGAAAAACACGCTGTTATTCTTAGTGCCTGCTTTACTCTTGATGGGCTTTATTGGTATGAAGACCACGTTCGCACCTGCGGCAAATTCTGTCGATCAGACGAAGCGACTTGTCGATGAGAAACCTCCGGGTGGCCGGCGCGTTATCAAAACGGATGCTGAATGGAAGAAAATTCTTACCGCCGATCAGTTTGCCGTTTTACGCGAGCACGGAACGGAGCGGGCGTTCACCAGCCCGCTGAATGATATTCATGATCACGGCGTCTTTTACTGCGCTGGTTGCCACAACCCCCTATTTTCGTCGGATACGAAGTTCAACTCGGGTACGGGCTGGCCAAGCTTTTACGCGCCGATTGCCAAAAATGCGCTCAAAGAAAATAGTGACAAAAGCTACGGAATGGTACGGACCGAAGTGCTGTGCAACGTCTGTGGTGGTCACCTGGGCCATGTCTTTGATGATGGGCCAAAACCTACGGGATTGCGCTACTGCATGAACGGTGTAGCGATGACATTTGAGAAAAAATAGCCAGGACAGTTAGTTTAGAACGAAGGCGGCAAAAAGAAACCTGACTGTATAGGTCATTTCTTGTTTGCCGCCTTCGTTTCGTTAAGACGAAATATCCGACGGGTTCAAGTAACAAACGGATTGGTTAAGACGTTAATTAGTAGTGAATTAACCCGATTGAATTGTCCGTTCAGTTTTTCCGTTCCGGATGAATACCCAGACAAAACGAACGTGTTTCGTCGTATTTATGCTGTCGTAACAGCCCGACTTTTGTGTACCACATCGGCCGAAAATGCGCTATATTTGAAGCCCGGCGCGGATTCTGTAGCTGGTCTGCCCATGAGTGGATTAGCGGGCAGCGTTGACGTTCGCCTTTGATCGTAACAAAGTGTCCCATAACCGAGAACTTACGAATTATAACGCATGAGTGAATACAGGGAGCGATTCCGCGCCGTCCGGCACGCGTTTGGAGCGTTTCGACGACGAATTCGACTACGCCGGACAGAATTTGGCGAAGTTAGGCGCGGAGTTGGTCGGCAATTATATCGGCAGACAGCCCGGCTTGCCGGTGAAGAGCGGGTTAGCGGATGGGTTTTGACCTACCGTACGTATCGTAATCAACTACGCTCATTCATTCACCGCTACATTGACCCCGATGCCTGGTATTATCCGTATCTGAAATATGGTATACAGGGAGGCTTAACGGCTGCCCTGGTTCTGGGTATCTATGTGTTTATGCTCAATTACAACTTCCTGTATCTGACCGGCGAAATGCCTAGTGTGGAGGAGTTGAAAAATCCGAAATTGAACCAATCGTCGGAAATTTATTCGCAGGATGGCGTGATGATCGGGAAGTTTTATGCCGAGAACCGGACACCCATTAAGTACGAAAATATTCCGAAACAGCTGATCAATGCGCTGGTTGCCACCGAAGATGTGCGTTTTTACGAACATGGCGGTGTTGATCCTCGTGCTATTGGCCGGGCCCTCATCAGCTTCGGTCGCGAAGGGGGTGGATCGACGATCACCCAGCAATTGGCCAAAAATCTGTTCAAGACGCGCCGAAAGACCGAGTCAGGGTTGCTGACCCGTATTCCGTTTATCCGTAAAGTGATCTACAAGTCGAAAGAATGGCTGATGGCCC of Spirosoma agri contains these proteins:
- a CDS encoding cytochrome b/b6 domain-containing protein; translated protein: MKRIVHKHPLAIRWFHWVNFPVLFVMIWSGLLIYWAYHPYKIQIGDYVLVSFFPDGFFKFLKIPRRLAEGMAWHFVFMWIFLINGLFYVGYTVISGQWRHLVPDRNSFREAIQVTLHDLGLRKTQPPFIKYNGAQKIAYFAIMLMGIGSAVTGYAIYKPTQFSWLTTLLGGYEAARLEHFALTIGFVLFFFVHVGQVIRAGWHNFQSMVTGFEVVKPGASDRPAATEPDKIRPTDPTDSTPSPVDSPTQPALS
- a CDS encoding Crp/Fnr family transcriptional regulator gives rise to the protein MTADKTLLMDAIRQFVPVADTDEVLIDQLFESYDLEPGDFFLQAGEVCRYVGFVKTGLLRYYVLDDGEEHTYDFSPDQTFACNYESFLPQTPSTRYIQAIEPTALWRISYDNLQQLYKTLQHGQQFGRLVAEQLFVITLQKLTSFYSETADERYDSFLRLFPELAERVPQYVVASYVGIKPQSLSRIRAQRAGKHY
- a CDS encoding DUF4267 domain-containing protein, which gives rise to MQTDKLPLWAKITGYFFGIALLFLGARFLFLPETAERGFGLVYDQPSDSFHSIKGIRDLFTGLILIIFTAVNWRKPLMVVVLVGSLIPVVDMLVVLNALHAVPGTEWIHGLTAVASWVFAYFLSRS
- a CDS encoding MBL fold metallo-hydrolase, with protein sequence MTLQPLDTGLFKLDGGAMFGVVPKPLWNKLNPADEQNRCTWAMRCLLYEQGDRLLLIDTGIGDKQDAKFFGHYDLHGDASLLESIQKAGYSATDVTDVLLTHLHFDHVGGAVRREGEQLRPVFANAAYWTHPAHWAWAIQPNPREKASFLRENILPLQESGQLNFLTETEFPFSDVSMLYVDGHTEKMALPMFTIKGRTVAYMADLIPSSAHVPLPYVMSYDVRPLLTMDEKTHLLQRAADENWILVFEHDPVTEAATVEMTDKGARVSEKGRLADFL
- a CDS encoding patatin-like phospholipase family protein, with product MKIGLALSGGGARGLAHLGVIKALKEMGIDFDQIAGTSAGAVAGAMLAQGYTPDESLKIIESSSFVRHLRPAWSRMGLLRLDMVIDLYRKYIPHDSFEGLQIPLHVVAVDLNNGELVVFEKGELIRPVLASCCLPGIFEPLLIDKRQFVDGGVLNNLPADVIEHKVDFMIGSHCNVLGPRKPITSMRGVIERSLVLAVQSKTKDRFAKCNVLIEPPQLAQYGTTDISKARELFRVGYQYTRSIADRIEKSLLNPTTDLS
- a CDS encoding GH92 family glycosyl hydrolase — translated: MKKHVYFLCLLAIASVGYAQRATPATDLADLVNPLIGTDSKPSLSNGNTYPAIALPWGMNFWMPQTGKMGDGWAYTYAADKIRGFKQTHQPSPWMNDYGQFSIMPMTGKLRIDQDERASWYSHKAEVAKPYYYSVYLADHNVTTEIAPTERAASFRFTFPKTDSSYVVIDAFDKGSSVKIIPSERKIIGYTTRNSGGVPKNFKNYFVIYFDKPFASARTWRGNRLVNDTLELTSNHSGAAIGFKTAKGEHVVARVASSFISYEQAELNLKEIGTDSFEAVKQKAKAAWNKELSRIQVEGGSLAQTQTFYSCLYRSLLFPRKFFELDANRKVVHYSPYNGQVLPGYMFTDTGFWDTFRSMFPFLNLMYPTLNTQMQEGLANAYKEGGWLPEWASPGLRSVMVGSNSASVIADAYLKGGRGYDINTLYEAVLKNSEHEGPMDAVGRQGVKYYNELGYVPYDVKINENAARTLEYAYDDFAIYQLAKALKRPQVEIDRFAKRCQNYRNLFDKQTGLMRGKNKDGSFQSPFNPFKWGDAFTEGNSWHYTWSVFHDIQGLADLMGGRDKFAAKLDSVFTMPPVYDESYYGSVIHEIREMQIADMGQYAHGNQPIQHMIYLYNYAGQPWKAQYWLREVMNRLYLPTPDGYCGDEDNGQTSAWYVFTAMGFYPVCPATDQYVIGSPLFKKVTARLENGKQITINAPTNSDSNRYISTMRLNGKPYTKNWLSHQGLLQGAIIDLNMSSLPNKERGTQTVDLPYSFSGSGLK
- a CDS encoding RNA polymerase sigma factor, producing MKRQSSLVSESVLIEKLTRRDEQAFHWLYDQYSPALYGVVLRIVRDDEHAQDLVQDIFVKIWKNLDAYDASKGRLFTWMLNVARNTAIDALRARKTQPSQTNAIRTDEENVHIVDRQHNTEQPNPEHIGIKDVVSQLRPERRQLIDLVYFGGYTHEEAADELNLPLGTVKTRIRAALQELKQLFKS
- a CDS encoding anti-sigma factor, yielding MNIPEYIASGILESYVMGAVSDQERREVNCLSSIYPEVQQELDQLSLSIENYALLHSVEPPAELKSKIMAQLTFEEKTDDPIIRPMPVDLSVDRPTFKTTWIVAASIGLLLLGFSFFLLSQLRSNQDTVAQLQSSNGVLQKEVSQLKDHQSESEQALALFRQPGTRTLELKGNEKAPNGDMLVVWNAKTRQVAVEVRSLPRLRPDQQYQLWSMVGGKPVDAGVFDTSDTTKLLQQLNRPIDRADAFAVTVEKRGGSPSPTLSTLLAMSTVDA
- the msrB gene encoding peptide-methionine (R)-S-oxide reductase MsrB yields the protein MKNTLLFLVPALLLMGFIGMKTTFAPAANSVDQTKRLVDEKPPGGRRVIKTDAEWKKILTADQFAVLREHGTERAFTSPLNDIHDHGVFYCAGCHNPLFSSDTKFNSGTGWPSFYAPIAKNALKENSDKSYGMVRTEVLCNVCGGHLGHVFDDGPKPTGLRYCMNGVAMTFEKK